The DNA segment GTTTTAGCTTTAATCTGCTATTAGGTGGCAGTGATAGGGTATTGGGGCCTGTGCCCGATATTGATATGGCGCAGTACCCGGTATTGATTGTCGATGATGACGCTACCAATATTGAAGTGCTGTCGGGCATGCTGCAAAAAAAATCGATTGAATTTAGCGTGTGTAACAGCGGCCTTGAGTGTCTTAATTTACTGGAGCGGCGCACTCAAGAGCAGGGTGCTTGCCCTTTTAAAATTGCCATTCTCGATATGCAGATGCCGAATATGGATGGCGCCGAACTGGCCCGGCTTATTCGCAATAATCCAGACTATGATCAGATGAGCCTGGTGATGATGACCTCAATGGGAGCCAGAGGCGATGCGCAATCCTATGCCGATATTGGCTTTGCCGCTTATCTGCATAAACCCGCGGTAGCGCAAGACCTGTATGATGCTATGGCGCTTATCCTGAGCGGGCAGCAAGCCTCTGGTGCCGCAGGTGGTACGCTGTTAACGCGCCACAATCTGGCAGATTTACGAGAAGACACCGAGCACAGCAGCCCAAAGTCTGGCCTGCGTCGAAAACCCAAGCTGCGCTTGTTACTGGTTGAAGATCACCCCATTAACCAGATGGTTGCTCAGGGTATGTTGGAAGACTTGGGCTATTCGGTGGATGTTGCCAATAACGGCCTTGAGGCGATTAAATTATTGCAGGGCTCCAGCGAGCAAGCCTATGCCCTGATTTTAATGGATTGCCAAATGCCAGTGATGGATGGCTATACCACTACCCGTAATATTCGCAAGGGCGATGCCGGTGACTACTACCGAGAGATTAGCATTGTAGCCATGACCGCCAATGCCATGCAGGGCGACCGGGAAGCCTGTCTGGATGCCGGTATGAATGACTATCTGAGCAAGCCAATTGACGAACAGCCCCTGACTGAATGTTTAGAAAAGTGGTTAAGTCAGGCTAACAACGCCGGATAAAACTGGCTGCGCCTTATTACGTACCCTGCGCATCCAGCCAGTCAAAAATATCATCATCAAAATCCATTTTTTTGAGACAAATACCCAGATCATCCTGATCATAATGCCGTTGCAACCACCATTGCTCAGTATGAACATAGTGAAGCCTGCGGCGCTGATGGGTTCTGCGGCAACCGGTTGCGGGCACCTTATTGATATCAATGGCGGTGCGGCGGTCAACGTTCGAGCGCGGGTCGGCCCAGATCGCGGTCGATAGTTCGCTGTGCTGCACGGCCTCATTAGGTGGTTGTTCTGGCTGCCGTTCCAGCGGTGCTTGAGTGATGGCTTTATAAAGCTGCATATAAGACCTCCTATGATTACAATCGTTACTAAGGTCCTTTCAAAAGTTATGCCAGCAAAAAGCGTTAAAATAGGCGCGATAAATCGCAGCTTTTACGTAACAGTGTGACGGCGGGCTGTAACAGTGGGCAGCCCAGTGACAACTTATGGCTACAAAACCAAGGTCGATTTGGCATATAATCCGGCCGCAATAAGAACACCGTTTAAGTTATAGAGGAAAAATCATGAATGAAGCCTGGATTATTGACGCAGCCCGTACCCCCGTGGTGTAGGTAAACAAGGTAAAGGTGCGCTATGGGATGTGCATCCCCAGCGCCTGATGTCGACCGTGCTAAAAGCTCTGGCCGAGCGCAGTAACTTAAACTCGGAAGATATCGACGATGTAATTATCAGCTGTAATTACCAGTACCTGAAACAGGGTCAGTGTATTGCTCGCATGGCAGCACTGGATGCGGGTTACTCAACTAACGCTTCAGGTGTGGCGCTGGATCGTTTCTGCGGCGGTGGTATTACCTCCGTGAATATGGCGGCGGCCAGCATTATGTCCGGTATGGAAGATTTAATCGTTGCCGGTGGTGTCGAGATGATGTCTTACCAGGCCGAGCAGGGTTTATTAGGGCCGCTGGATGGTTGGAACCTGCATCTGCGTGAAATGTACCCGCAGGCCAATGTGGGCATTGCTGCCGATATTATTGCCACCGAAGAGGGTTTTAGCCGTGAAGAGCTGGATGCCTATGCGGCTGAGAGCCAGCGTCGAGCGGGTGCGGCTATTGAGGCTGGGCATTTTAATAACAGCTTAATTCCGGTGTATAAAGACGATGGTAGTTTGGCGCTGGACCGTGAAGAGTATCCTCGCCCGGGGACTACCGCGGAAAAACTGGCAGGCTTATCGCCGGTATTTGAAGGCTTGATGGATATGCCGTATTTTGATTCCGGTATCAGCTACCGTGAGTTGGTGCAAAAACGCTGGCCAGAGCTTGAGATTGACCACCGCCACCATGCGGGCAATGCTTCCGGTGTGGTAGATGGTGCTGGCGCCTTGGTATTGGCTTCACCTGCGTATGCACAAGCCCATGGCTTAAAGCCAAGGGCCAAAGTGCGCGCCATGGCCAATGCCGGTCATAGCCCGGAATATATTTTAAATGCGCCAGTGACTGCCGCAGAAAAAGTGTTGAAAAAGGCCGGTATGTCGATCGACGATATCGATTTATTTGAAGTAAACGAAGCCTTTGCCGTGGTACCGATGAAGTTTATGCGGGACCTGAATGTCAGCCACGATAAGGTCAATGTGAATGGTGGTTCGATTGCCCTGGGTCACCCGATAGGTGCTACCGGTTCGATTTTGATTAGTACCTTACTGGATGAGTTAGAGCGTCAGGATTTAAACACTGGCATGGTCACCATGTGTGCTGC comes from the Oceanicoccus sagamiensis genome and includes:
- a CDS encoding acetyl-CoA C-acetyltransferase, encoding MHPQRLMSTVLKALAERSNLNSEDIDDVIISCNYQYLKQGQCIARMAALDAGYSTNASGVALDRFCGGGITSVNMAAASIMSGMEDLIVAGGVEMMSYQAEQGLLGPLDGWNLHLREMYPQANVGIAADIIATEEGFSREELDAYAAESQRRAGAAIEAGHFNNSLIPVYKDDGSLALDREEYPRPGTTAEKLAGLSPVFEGLMDMPYFDSGISYRELVQKRWPELEIDHRHHAGNASGVVDGAGALVLASPAYAQAHGLKPRAKVRAMANAGHSPEYILNAPVTAAEKVLKKAGMSIDDIDLFEVNEAFAVVPMKFMRDLNVSHDKVNVNGGSIALGHPIGATGSILISTLLDELERQDLNTGMVTMCAAGGMAPAIIIERV